The Scomber japonicus isolate fScoJap1 chromosome 8, fScoJap1.pri, whole genome shotgun sequence genome has a segment encoding these proteins:
- the tmem144b gene encoding transmembrane protein 144b, which translates to MVSSHSTEHAAERGVEDAATGKLEEFEENLNSTNMTHFAYGIAANMVAVLLYGSNFVPVKRIETGDGMFFQWVNCAAIWVVSMVGHVILQTPKFYPLAMLGGAIWATGNITVVPIVKAIGLGLGVLIWGSSSLLMGWASSRFGWFGITAQHVSRPILNYCGAGLCLLSGLIFFFVKTDVELHPNSESIPLLIDRRTNSGSCGPSSSEFWIDFIGPKTRRLIGCLLAFVSGLMYGSSFTPILYIKSHSLCQDSMFHGASIYDLDYVSAQCSGIFVASTVYFAIYCVAMKNRPRVYSRAILPGLLSGLMWALGTYCWFLANTYLSAVITFPIVTAGYGLVAALWGSLGFKEIRGFGNCVIFILASCVVLTGSLMTAVSKL; encoded by the exons ATGGTGAGCAGCCATAGCACTGAACACGCTGCTGAACGAG GAGTTGAGGATGCTGCGACTGGCAAACTGGAAGAATTTGAGGAAAACCTTAACTCCACCAATATGACTCATTTCGCCTATGGGATCGCTGCAAATATGGTTGCTGTGCTGTTGTATGGAAGCAATTTTGTACCTGTAAAAAGGATAGAAACAGGAGATG GGATGTTTTTCCAATGGGTAAACTGTGCAGCCATATGGGTAGTATCTATGGTTGGACACGTGATACTACAGACACCTAAATTCTACCCTCTTGCAATGCTTGGAGGTGCGATCTGGGCTACAG GGAATATAACAGTCGTTCCGATCGTGAAAGCAATCGGCCTTGGCCTTGGGGTTTTAATTTGGGGATCCTCTAGCTTGTTGATGGGCTGGGCCAGTTCAAG GTTTGGTTGGTTTGGGATCACTGCCCAACATGTCTCTAGGCCAATATTAAATTACTGTGGAGCCGGATTGTGTCTGCTCAG TGGGCTGatctttttctttgtcaaaaCGGACGTGGAGCTGCATCCCAATTCAGAATCGATTCCATTGCTTATAGACAGG AGAACAAATTCAGGCAGCTGTGGACCAAGTTCTTCAGAGTTCTGGATAGACTTCATCGGACCGAAGACCAGGCGGTTAAT aggCTGCCTGCTTGCTTTTGTGTCAGGCCTGATGTATGGGTCCTCCTTTACACCCATCCTCTACATTAAGAGCCATTCATTGTGTCAGGACAGTATGTTCCATGGAGCCAGCATCTACG ACCTCGACTATGTTTCTGCGCAGTGCTCTGGCATTTTTGTTGCCAGCACAGTGTATTTTGCCATCTACTGTGTTGCTATGAAGAACAGGCCCAGGGTCTACTCCAGAGCCATCCTACCAG GTCTATTGTCTGGATTGATGTGGGCATTGGGCACATACTGCTGGTTTCTGGCTAATACCTACCTGAGTGCAGTCATTACCTTTCCTATTGTCACTGCA GGATACGGTCTGGTTGCAGCATTGTGGGGATCCTTGGGTTTCAAAGAGATTAGG GGGTTCGGCAACTGCGTCATCTTCATCTTGGCATCTTGTGTTGTGCTGACTGGCTCGTTGATGACCGCCGTCTCAAAGCTCTGA